The stretch of DNA TCGTAGAACGGGGCGGCCCGCCCGTTGCATATACCGCCACGATCGTGGCCGCTAACAGCCCTGGAGCGTTGCAGGCGGCCAGGATCGCCGGCACCGCGACGGTGTCGACACGGCCGCCGGGCGGGATCAGCAACGGATAGTCCTCCGCCCTGAGCTCGGCCGGCAGATAATCGCCCTGCAGCGGCCCGCTATAGGGATCGGGACGAAATGCAGGCTCTCCTCCCTTCACCTGGCTGACGGCCCTGGACGGGCTTCCCTGCACGGCTACGACGGCATCGAGTTCGCCGTTCTTCAGCTTCTCGTAGGCGACGCGCTGCTCGATGAAGGCGTAGGCCGGCTTGATGCCCAGCCGTTCGAAGATCGTGATGGCGGTGGTGACGAACGTGCCCCCGTTCGGCAGGTCGACCGCGACGCGCCGGCCGTTCAGATCGGCGAGGCTGCGGATCGACGTCCTGGCGACGACGTGCATCTCTTCATTGCAGAGCTTGGTGATATAGGCGAACTGGCCGCGGATGTTGCCAGTGTAGCCTTTCCGTTCCAGGTACTCGAGCGTGTCGGCACGAGCGCGTGCGAACGCGCCGCGTCGAAATCAGCGCGAGCGCGCCAGCGCTTCCAGCTTTCGCTGCGCGTCGGGTTCGCCCCATTCCTTTGCCCGCTGATACCATGTGCGGGCCTGCGCGGCGTCCGCCAGCGGACCGTCGGCGCCGATCTGCCGGAGCAGCGCCGGATCATAGG from Bradyrhizobium sp. AZCC 1693 encodes:
- a CDS encoding TAXI family TRAP transporter solute-binding subunit, whose protein sequence is MERKGYTGNIRGQFAYITKLCNEEMHVVARTSIRSLADLNGRRVAVDLPNGGTFVTTAITIFERLGIKPAYAFIEQRVAYEKLKNGELDAVVAVQGSPSRAVSQVKGGEPAFRPDPYSGPLQGDYLPAELRAEDYPLLIPPGGRVDTVAVPAILAACNAPGLLAATIVAVYATGGPPRSTTRHVVPTCFPVCGE